A single Rattus norvegicus strain BN/NHsdMcwi chromosome 5, GRCr8, whole genome shotgun sequence DNA region contains:
- the Map7d1 gene encoding MAP7 domain-containing protein 1 isoform X5, with protein MESGPRVEPGPGAPAAVLARIPQEPRPSPEGDPSPPPPPTPMSALVPDTPPDTPPAMKNASTPQQLPLEPVSPTGQVSPQPAPPPDECPSSEAKSRGPTPTATGPRDAKPSQRSSQPSPTAVPASDSPSAKQDVKKAGERHKLAKERREERAKYLAAKKAVWLEKEEKAKALREKQLQERRRRLEEQRLKAEQRRAALEERQRQKLEKNKERYEAAIQRSVKKTWAEIRQQRWSWAGALHHNSPGHRSLQLSAWESSIVDRLMTPTLSFLARSRSAVTLPRNGRDQGRGSGPGRRPTRARAGASLAPGPHPDRTHPSAAVPVCPRSASASPLTPCSAPRSAHRCTPSGERPERRKPGAGGSPALVRRRLEATPVQKKEKKDKERENEKEKSALARERNLKKRQSLPASIRPRISTGAELSTKSKARPTSPSTTWHRPASPCPSPGPGHTLPPKPPSPRGTTASPKGRIRRKEEAKESPSPSGPEDKNHSKSRTAEEKEPAAPASPAPSPVPSPTPAQPQKEQSSTQIPPDTAVPAVPTVPTFPTAPPTAAPSVTPSKPMAGTTDREEATRLLAEKRRQAREQREREEQERKLQAERDKRMREEQLAREAEARAEREAEARRREEQEAREKAQAEQEEQERLQKQKEEAEARSREEAERQRLEREKHFQKEEQERQERRKRLEEIMKRTRKSEAAETKKQDGKETMANNSGPDPVKAVETRPSGLQKDSMQKEELAPQEPQWSLPSKEMPGSLVNGLQPLPAHQENGFPAKGTAGDKSLGRAAEGLLPFAEADAFLKKAVVQPPQVTEVL; from the exons CTGTGTTAGCCAGGATCCCCCAAGAGCCAAGACCCTCTCCAGAAGGTGACCCTTCCCCTCCACCGCCACCAACACCGATGTCAGCCTTGGTTCCTGACACTCCCCCGGACACCCCTCCTGCCATGAAGAATGCCTCTACCCCTCAGCAGCTCCCCCTGGAACCAGTGAGTCCCACTGGGCAGGTCTCACCTCAGCCAGCTCCCCCACCGGATGAATGCCCATCCTCAGAAGCAAAGAGCAGGGGACCCACCCCCACAGCCACAGGACCACGGGATGCCAAGCCTTCTCAAAGGAGCAGCCAACCATCCCCAACAGCAGTGCCAGCCTCTGACAGCCCTTCTGCCAAGCAAG ACGTAAAGAAGGCAGGAGAGAGACACAAGCTTGCCAAAGAGCGCCGAGAAGAGCGGGCCAAGTACCTGG CCGCCAAGAAAGCAGTGTGgctggagaaggaggagaaggccaAGGCGCTCCGGGAAAAGCAACTCCAGGAGCGTCGCCGTCGGCTGGAGGAGCAGAGGCTTAAAGCGGAACAGCGCCGGGCTGCCCTGGAGGAGCGGCAGAGACAGAAGCTTGAGAAAAACAAG GAGCGCTATGAAGCAGCAATCCAGCGGTCAGTGAAGAAGACATGGGCTGAGATCCGGCAACAGCGCTGGTCCTGGGCAGGGGCCCTGCACCACAACTCCCCTGGAC ATCGCAGCCTGCAGCTGAGCGCATGGGAGAGCAGCATTGTGGATCGTCTGATGACgcccaccctctccttcctggcTCGGAGTCGCAGCGCGGTCACACTGCCCCGCAACGGCAGGGACCAGGGTAGGGGCAGCGGCCCTGGGAGACGCCCCACAAGGGCCCGGGCAGGGGCCAGCCTCGCGCCCGGGCCACACCCCGACCGCACTCATCCCTCTGCAGCCGTGCCAGTGTGCCCGCGCTCGGCCTCCGCCAGCCCCCTGACGCCTTGTAGCGCCCCTCGGAGCGCGCACCGCTGCACCCCGTCCGGGGAGCGCCCAGAACGGCGCAAGCCCGGCGCCGGTGGCAGCCCCGCACTGGTGCGTCGCCGGCTGGAAGCCACGCCG gtgcagaaaaaggagaagaaggacaAGGAGCGGGAAAACGAGAAGGAAAAGAGCGCCCTGGCCCGTGAACGGAACCTCAAGAAGCGCCAGTCGCTGCCAGCATCCATCAGACCCCGGATCTCCACAGGCGCTGAGCTCAG cACTAAGTCCAAGGCCCGGCCAACCTCTCCCTCTACAACCTGGCACAGACCTGcctccccctgccccagcccAGGACCAGGCCATACCCTTCCTCCAAAACCACCATCTCCCCGAGGCACCACTGCATCACCCAAGGGGCGGATTCGGAGGAAGGAGGAGGCAAAAGAGAGCCCCAGCCCATCGGGACCGGAGGATAAGAACCACAGCAAGAGCAGAACCGCTGAGGAGAAGGAGCCAGCTGCCCCAGCTTCACCGGCGCCCTCCCCAGTGCCctcacccaccccagcccagcctcAGAAGGAGCAGTCCTCCACAcagatccctccag ACACCGCTGTCCCGGCTGTCCCCACTGTCCCTACTTTCCCGACTGCCCCTCCTACCGCTGCTCCCTCGGTGACCCCTAGCAAACCCATGGCCGGCACCACAGACCGAGAAGAAGCCACTCGGCTCCTGGCAGAGAAGCGGCGCCAGGCTCGGGAACAGAGGGAACGGGAAGAACAGGAGCGGAAGCTACAGGCTGAAAGGGACAA ACGAATGCGGGAGGAGCAGCTGGCCCGGGAGGCTGAAGCCCGGGCTGAACGTGAGGCTGAGGCCCGGAGAAGGGAGGAGCAAGAGGCTCGAGAGAAGGCGCAGGctgagcaggaggagcaggagcggCTGCAGAAGCAG AAAGAGGAAGCCGAAGCTCGGTCCCGGGAAGAAGCTGAGCGCCAGCGCCTGGAGCGGGAAAAGCACTTTCagaaggaggaacaggagagACAAGAGCGAAGAAAG CGGCTGGAGGAGATAATGAAGAGGACTCGGAAGTCAGAAGCCGCAGAAACCAAG AAGCAGGATGGAAAGGAGACCATGGCTAACAATTCTGGCCCAG ACCCTGTGAAAGCTGTAGAAACTCGGCCCTCTGGGCTACAGAAGGATTCTATGCAGAAAGAGGAGCTGGCCCCCCAGGAGCCACAGTGGAG CCTGCCAAGCAAGGAGATGCCAGGGTCCCTGGTAAATGGCCTGCAGCCTCTCCCAGCGCACCAGGAGAACGGCTTCCCCGCAAAGGGAACTGCCGGGGACAAGAGTCTGGGTCGAGCAGCAGAGGGACTCCTCCCATTCGCAGAGGCAGACGCTTTTCTCAAGAAAGCGGTGGTGCAGCCTCCACAAGTCACAG AAGTTCTTTAA
- the Map7d1 gene encoding MAP7 domain-containing protein 1 isoform X3, with translation MESGPRVEPGPGAPAAVLARIPQEPRPSPEGDPSPPPPPTPMSALVPDTPPDTPPAMKNASTPQQLPLEPVSPTGQVSPQPAPPPDECPSSEAKSRGPTPTATGPRDAKPSQRSSQPSPTAVPASDSPSAKQDVKKAGERHKLAKERREERAKYLAAKKAVWLEKEEKAKALREKQLQERRRRLEEQRLKAEQRRAALEERQRQKLEKNKERYEAAIQRSVKKTWAEIRQQRWSWAGALHHNSPGRGSRCSVSAVNLPKHVDSIINKRLSKSSATLWNSPSRNRSLQLSAWESSIVDRLMTPTLSFLARSRSAVTLPRNGRDQAVPVCPRSASASPLTPCSAPRSAHRCTPSGERPERRKPGAGGSPALVRRRLEATPVQKKEKKDKERENEKEKSALARERNLKKRQSLPASIRPRISTGAELSTKSKARPTSPSTTWHRPASPCPSPGPGHTLPPKPPSPRGTTASPKGRIRRKEEAKESPSPSGPEDKNHSKSRTAEEKEPAAPASPAPSPVPSPTPAQPQKEQSSTQIPPDTAVPAVPTVPTFPTAPPTAAPSVTPSKPMAGTTDREEATRLLAEKRRQAREQREREEQERKLQAERDKRMREEQLAREAEARAEREAEARRREEQEAREKAQAEQEEQERLQKQKEEAEARSREEAERQRLEREKHFQKEEQERQERRKRLEEIMKRTRKSEAAETKKQDGKETMANNSGPDPVKAVETRPSGLQKDSMQKEELAPQEPQWSLPSKEMPGSLVNGLQPLPAHQENGFPAKGTAGDKSLGRAAEGLLPFAEADAFLKKAVVQPPQVTEVL, from the exons CTGTGTTAGCCAGGATCCCCCAAGAGCCAAGACCCTCTCCAGAAGGTGACCCTTCCCCTCCACCGCCACCAACACCGATGTCAGCCTTGGTTCCTGACACTCCCCCGGACACCCCTCCTGCCATGAAGAATGCCTCTACCCCTCAGCAGCTCCCCCTGGAACCAGTGAGTCCCACTGGGCAGGTCTCACCTCAGCCAGCTCCCCCACCGGATGAATGCCCATCCTCAGAAGCAAAGAGCAGGGGACCCACCCCCACAGCCACAGGACCACGGGATGCCAAGCCTTCTCAAAGGAGCAGCCAACCATCCCCAACAGCAGTGCCAGCCTCTGACAGCCCTTCTGCCAAGCAAG ACGTAAAGAAGGCAGGAGAGAGACACAAGCTTGCCAAAGAGCGCCGAGAAGAGCGGGCCAAGTACCTGG CCGCCAAGAAAGCAGTGTGgctggagaaggaggagaaggccaAGGCGCTCCGGGAAAAGCAACTCCAGGAGCGTCGCCGTCGGCTGGAGGAGCAGAGGCTTAAAGCGGAACAGCGCCGGGCTGCCCTGGAGGAGCGGCAGAGACAGAAGCTTGAGAAAAACAAG GAGCGCTATGAAGCAGCAATCCAGCGGTCAGTGAAGAAGACATGGGCTGAGATCCGGCAACAGCGCTGGTCCTGGGCAGGGGCCCTGCACCACAACTCCCCTGGAC GTGGGAGCAGGTGCTCCGTGTCGGCAGTAAACCTGCCCAAACACGTGGACTCTATAATCAACAAGCGGCTCTCAAAGTCCTCTGCCACGCTCTGGAACTCCCCCAGTAGAA ATCGCAGCCTGCAGCTGAGCGCATGGGAGAGCAGCATTGTGGATCGTCTGATGACgcccaccctctccttcctggcTCGGAGTCGCAGCGCGGTCACACTGCCCCGCAACGGCAGGGACCAGG CCGTGCCAGTGTGCCCGCGCTCGGCCTCCGCCAGCCCCCTGACGCCTTGTAGCGCCCCTCGGAGCGCGCACCGCTGCACCCCGTCCGGGGAGCGCCCAGAACGGCGCAAGCCCGGCGCCGGTGGCAGCCCCGCACTGGTGCGTCGCCGGCTGGAAGCCACGCCG gtgcagaaaaaggagaagaaggacaAGGAGCGGGAAAACGAGAAGGAAAAGAGCGCCCTGGCCCGTGAACGGAACCTCAAGAAGCGCCAGTCGCTGCCAGCATCCATCAGACCCCGGATCTCCACAGGCGCTGAGCTCAG cACTAAGTCCAAGGCCCGGCCAACCTCTCCCTCTACAACCTGGCACAGACCTGcctccccctgccccagcccAGGACCAGGCCATACCCTTCCTCCAAAACCACCATCTCCCCGAGGCACCACTGCATCACCCAAGGGGCGGATTCGGAGGAAGGAGGAGGCAAAAGAGAGCCCCAGCCCATCGGGACCGGAGGATAAGAACCACAGCAAGAGCAGAACCGCTGAGGAGAAGGAGCCAGCTGCCCCAGCTTCACCGGCGCCCTCCCCAGTGCCctcacccaccccagcccagcctcAGAAGGAGCAGTCCTCCACAcagatccctccag ACACCGCTGTCCCGGCTGTCCCCACTGTCCCTACTTTCCCGACTGCCCCTCCTACCGCTGCTCCCTCGGTGACCCCTAGCAAACCCATGGCCGGCACCACAGACCGAGAAGAAGCCACTCGGCTCCTGGCAGAGAAGCGGCGCCAGGCTCGGGAACAGAGGGAACGGGAAGAACAGGAGCGGAAGCTACAGGCTGAAAGGGACAA ACGAATGCGGGAGGAGCAGCTGGCCCGGGAGGCTGAAGCCCGGGCTGAACGTGAGGCTGAGGCCCGGAGAAGGGAGGAGCAAGAGGCTCGAGAGAAGGCGCAGGctgagcaggaggagcaggagcggCTGCAGAAGCAG AAAGAGGAAGCCGAAGCTCGGTCCCGGGAAGAAGCTGAGCGCCAGCGCCTGGAGCGGGAAAAGCACTTTCagaaggaggaacaggagagACAAGAGCGAAGAAAG CGGCTGGAGGAGATAATGAAGAGGACTCGGAAGTCAGAAGCCGCAGAAACCAAG AAGCAGGATGGAAAGGAGACCATGGCTAACAATTCTGGCCCAG ACCCTGTGAAAGCTGTAGAAACTCGGCCCTCTGGGCTACAGAAGGATTCTATGCAGAAAGAGGAGCTGGCCCCCCAGGAGCCACAGTGGAG CCTGCCAAGCAAGGAGATGCCAGGGTCCCTGGTAAATGGCCTGCAGCCTCTCCCAGCGCACCAGGAGAACGGCTTCCCCGCAAAGGGAACTGCCGGGGACAAGAGTCTGGGTCGAGCAGCAGAGGGACTCCTCCCATTCGCAGAGGCAGACGCTTTTCTCAAGAAAGCGGTGGTGCAGCCTCCACAAGTCACAG AAGTTCTTTAA
- the Map7d1 gene encoding MAP7 domain-containing protein 1 isoform X2, with product MESGPRVEPGPGAPAAVLARIPQEPRPSPEGDPSPPPPPTPMSALVPDTPPDTPPAMKNASTPQQLPLEPVSPTGQVSPQPAPPPDECPSSEAKSRGPTPTATGPRDAKPSQRSSQPSPTAVPASDSPSAKQDVKKAGERHKLAKERREERAKYLAAKKAVWLEKEEKAKALREKQLQERRRRLEEQRLKAEQRRAALEERQRQKLEKNKERYEAAIQRSVKKTWAEIRQQRWSWAGALHHNSPGRGSRCSVSAVNLPKHVDSIINKRLSKSSATLWNSPSRNRSLQLSAWESSIVDRLMTPTLSFLARSRSAVTLPRNGRDQGRGSGPGRRPTRARAGASLAPGPHPDRTHPSAAVPVCPRSASASPLTPCSAPRSAHRCTPSGERPERRKPGAGGSPALVRRRLEATPVQKKEKKDKERENEKEKSALARERNLKKRQSLPASIRPRISTGAELSTKSKARPTSPSTTWHRPASPCPSPGPGHTLPPKPPSPRGTTASPKGRIRRKEEAKESPSPSGPEDKNHSKSRTAEEKEPAAPASPAPSPVPSPTPAQPQKEQSSTQIPPDTAVPAVPTVPTFPTAPPTAAPSVTPSKPMAGTTDREEATRLLAEKRRQAREQREREEQERKLQAERDKRMREEQLAREAEARAEREAEARRREEQEAREKAQAEQEEQERLQKQKEEAEARSREEAERQRLEREKHFQKEEQERQERRKRLEEIMKRTRKSEAAETKKQDGKETMANNSGPDPVKAVETRPSGLQKDSMQKEELAPQEPQWSLPSKEMPGSLVNGLQPLPAHQENGFPAKGTAGDKSLGRAAEGLLPFAEADAFLKKAVVQPPQVTEVL from the exons CTGTGTTAGCCAGGATCCCCCAAGAGCCAAGACCCTCTCCAGAAGGTGACCCTTCCCCTCCACCGCCACCAACACCGATGTCAGCCTTGGTTCCTGACACTCCCCCGGACACCCCTCCTGCCATGAAGAATGCCTCTACCCCTCAGCAGCTCCCCCTGGAACCAGTGAGTCCCACTGGGCAGGTCTCACCTCAGCCAGCTCCCCCACCGGATGAATGCCCATCCTCAGAAGCAAAGAGCAGGGGACCCACCCCCACAGCCACAGGACCACGGGATGCCAAGCCTTCTCAAAGGAGCAGCCAACCATCCCCAACAGCAGTGCCAGCCTCTGACAGCCCTTCTGCCAAGCAAG ACGTAAAGAAGGCAGGAGAGAGACACAAGCTTGCCAAAGAGCGCCGAGAAGAGCGGGCCAAGTACCTGG CCGCCAAGAAAGCAGTGTGgctggagaaggaggagaaggccaAGGCGCTCCGGGAAAAGCAACTCCAGGAGCGTCGCCGTCGGCTGGAGGAGCAGAGGCTTAAAGCGGAACAGCGCCGGGCTGCCCTGGAGGAGCGGCAGAGACAGAAGCTTGAGAAAAACAAG GAGCGCTATGAAGCAGCAATCCAGCGGTCAGTGAAGAAGACATGGGCTGAGATCCGGCAACAGCGCTGGTCCTGGGCAGGGGCCCTGCACCACAACTCCCCTGGAC GTGGGAGCAGGTGCTCCGTGTCGGCAGTAAACCTGCCCAAACACGTGGACTCTATAATCAACAAGCGGCTCTCAAAGTCCTCTGCCACGCTCTGGAACTCCCCCAGTAGAA ATCGCAGCCTGCAGCTGAGCGCATGGGAGAGCAGCATTGTGGATCGTCTGATGACgcccaccctctccttcctggcTCGGAGTCGCAGCGCGGTCACACTGCCCCGCAACGGCAGGGACCAGGGTAGGGGCAGCGGCCCTGGGAGACGCCCCACAAGGGCCCGGGCAGGGGCCAGCCTCGCGCCCGGGCCACACCCCGACCGCACTCATCCCTCTGCAGCCGTGCCAGTGTGCCCGCGCTCGGCCTCCGCCAGCCCCCTGACGCCTTGTAGCGCCCCTCGGAGCGCGCACCGCTGCACCCCGTCCGGGGAGCGCCCAGAACGGCGCAAGCCCGGCGCCGGTGGCAGCCCCGCACTGGTGCGTCGCCGGCTGGAAGCCACGCCG gtgcagaaaaaggagaagaaggacaAGGAGCGGGAAAACGAGAAGGAAAAGAGCGCCCTGGCCCGTGAACGGAACCTCAAGAAGCGCCAGTCGCTGCCAGCATCCATCAGACCCCGGATCTCCACAGGCGCTGAGCTCAG cACTAAGTCCAAGGCCCGGCCAACCTCTCCCTCTACAACCTGGCACAGACCTGcctccccctgccccagcccAGGACCAGGCCATACCCTTCCTCCAAAACCACCATCTCCCCGAGGCACCACTGCATCACCCAAGGGGCGGATTCGGAGGAAGGAGGAGGCAAAAGAGAGCCCCAGCCCATCGGGACCGGAGGATAAGAACCACAGCAAGAGCAGAACCGCTGAGGAGAAGGAGCCAGCTGCCCCAGCTTCACCGGCGCCCTCCCCAGTGCCctcacccaccccagcccagcctcAGAAGGAGCAGTCCTCCACAcagatccctccag ACACCGCTGTCCCGGCTGTCCCCACTGTCCCTACTTTCCCGACTGCCCCTCCTACCGCTGCTCCCTCGGTGACCCCTAGCAAACCCATGGCCGGCACCACAGACCGAGAAGAAGCCACTCGGCTCCTGGCAGAGAAGCGGCGCCAGGCTCGGGAACAGAGGGAACGGGAAGAACAGGAGCGGAAGCTACAGGCTGAAAGGGACAA ACGAATGCGGGAGGAGCAGCTGGCCCGGGAGGCTGAAGCCCGGGCTGAACGTGAGGCTGAGGCCCGGAGAAGGGAGGAGCAAGAGGCTCGAGAGAAGGCGCAGGctgagcaggaggagcaggagcggCTGCAGAAGCAG AAAGAGGAAGCCGAAGCTCGGTCCCGGGAAGAAGCTGAGCGCCAGCGCCTGGAGCGGGAAAAGCACTTTCagaaggaggaacaggagagACAAGAGCGAAGAAAG CGGCTGGAGGAGATAATGAAGAGGACTCGGAAGTCAGAAGCCGCAGAAACCAAG AAGCAGGATGGAAAGGAGACCATGGCTAACAATTCTGGCCCAG ACCCTGTGAAAGCTGTAGAAACTCGGCCCTCTGGGCTACAGAAGGATTCTATGCAGAAAGAGGAGCTGGCCCCCCAGGAGCCACAGTGGAG CCTGCCAAGCAAGGAGATGCCAGGGTCCCTGGTAAATGGCCTGCAGCCTCTCCCAGCGCACCAGGAGAACGGCTTCCCCGCAAAGGGAACTGCCGGGGACAAGAGTCTGGGTCGAGCAGCAGAGGGACTCCTCCCATTCGCAGAGGCAGACGCTTTTCTCAAGAAAGCGGTGGTGCAGCCTCCACAAGTCACAG AAGTTCTTTAA
- the Map7d1 gene encoding MAP7 domain-containing protein 1 isoform X7: MESGPRVEPGPGAPAAVLARIPQEPRPSPEGDPSPPPPPTPMSALVPDTPPDTPPAMKNASTPQQLPLEPVSPTGQVSPQPAPPPDECPSSEAKSRGPTPTATGPRDAKPSQRSSQPSPTAVPASDSPSAKQDVKKAGERHKLAKERREERAKYLAAKKAVWLEKEEKAKALREKQLQERRRRLEEQRLKAEQRRAALEERQRQKLEKNKERYEAAIQRSVKKTWAEIRQQRWSWAGALHHNSPGHRSLQLSAWESSIVDRLMTPTLSFLARSRSAVTLPRNGRDQAVPVCPRSASASPLTPCSAPRSAHRCTPSGERPERRKPGAGGSPALVRRRLEATPVQKKEKKDKERENEKEKSALARERNLKKRQSLPASIRPRISTGAELSTKSKARPTSPSTTWHRPASPCPSPGPGHTLPPKPPSPRGTTASPKGRIRRKEEAKESPSPSGPEDKNHSKSRTAEEKEPAAPASPAPSPVPSPTPAQPQKEQSSTQIPPDTAVPAVPTVPTFPTAPPTAAPSVTPSKPMAGTTDREEATRLLAEKRRQAREQREREEQERKLQAERDKRMREEQLAREAEARAEREAEARRREEQEAREKAQAEQEEQERLQKQKEEAEARSREEAERQRLEREKHFQKEEQERQERRKRLEEIMKRTRKSEAAETKKQDGKETMANNSGPDPVKAVETRPSGLQKDSMQKEELAPQEPQWSLPSKEMPGSLVNGLQPLPAHQENGFPAKGTAGDKSLGRAAEGLLPFAEADAFLKKAVVQPPQVTEVL; this comes from the exons CTGTGTTAGCCAGGATCCCCCAAGAGCCAAGACCCTCTCCAGAAGGTGACCCTTCCCCTCCACCGCCACCAACACCGATGTCAGCCTTGGTTCCTGACACTCCCCCGGACACCCCTCCTGCCATGAAGAATGCCTCTACCCCTCAGCAGCTCCCCCTGGAACCAGTGAGTCCCACTGGGCAGGTCTCACCTCAGCCAGCTCCCCCACCGGATGAATGCCCATCCTCAGAAGCAAAGAGCAGGGGACCCACCCCCACAGCCACAGGACCACGGGATGCCAAGCCTTCTCAAAGGAGCAGCCAACCATCCCCAACAGCAGTGCCAGCCTCTGACAGCCCTTCTGCCAAGCAAG ACGTAAAGAAGGCAGGAGAGAGACACAAGCTTGCCAAAGAGCGCCGAGAAGAGCGGGCCAAGTACCTGG CCGCCAAGAAAGCAGTGTGgctggagaaggaggagaaggccaAGGCGCTCCGGGAAAAGCAACTCCAGGAGCGTCGCCGTCGGCTGGAGGAGCAGAGGCTTAAAGCGGAACAGCGCCGGGCTGCCCTGGAGGAGCGGCAGAGACAGAAGCTTGAGAAAAACAAG GAGCGCTATGAAGCAGCAATCCAGCGGTCAGTGAAGAAGACATGGGCTGAGATCCGGCAACAGCGCTGGTCCTGGGCAGGGGCCCTGCACCACAACTCCCCTGGAC ATCGCAGCCTGCAGCTGAGCGCATGGGAGAGCAGCATTGTGGATCGTCTGATGACgcccaccctctccttcctggcTCGGAGTCGCAGCGCGGTCACACTGCCCCGCAACGGCAGGGACCAGG CCGTGCCAGTGTGCCCGCGCTCGGCCTCCGCCAGCCCCCTGACGCCTTGTAGCGCCCCTCGGAGCGCGCACCGCTGCACCCCGTCCGGGGAGCGCCCAGAACGGCGCAAGCCCGGCGCCGGTGGCAGCCCCGCACTGGTGCGTCGCCGGCTGGAAGCCACGCCG gtgcagaaaaaggagaagaaggacaAGGAGCGGGAAAACGAGAAGGAAAAGAGCGCCCTGGCCCGTGAACGGAACCTCAAGAAGCGCCAGTCGCTGCCAGCATCCATCAGACCCCGGATCTCCACAGGCGCTGAGCTCAG cACTAAGTCCAAGGCCCGGCCAACCTCTCCCTCTACAACCTGGCACAGACCTGcctccccctgccccagcccAGGACCAGGCCATACCCTTCCTCCAAAACCACCATCTCCCCGAGGCACCACTGCATCACCCAAGGGGCGGATTCGGAGGAAGGAGGAGGCAAAAGAGAGCCCCAGCCCATCGGGACCGGAGGATAAGAACCACAGCAAGAGCAGAACCGCTGAGGAGAAGGAGCCAGCTGCCCCAGCTTCACCGGCGCCCTCCCCAGTGCCctcacccaccccagcccagcctcAGAAGGAGCAGTCCTCCACAcagatccctccag ACACCGCTGTCCCGGCTGTCCCCACTGTCCCTACTTTCCCGACTGCCCCTCCTACCGCTGCTCCCTCGGTGACCCCTAGCAAACCCATGGCCGGCACCACAGACCGAGAAGAAGCCACTCGGCTCCTGGCAGAGAAGCGGCGCCAGGCTCGGGAACAGAGGGAACGGGAAGAACAGGAGCGGAAGCTACAGGCTGAAAGGGACAA ACGAATGCGGGAGGAGCAGCTGGCCCGGGAGGCTGAAGCCCGGGCTGAACGTGAGGCTGAGGCCCGGAGAAGGGAGGAGCAAGAGGCTCGAGAGAAGGCGCAGGctgagcaggaggagcaggagcggCTGCAGAAGCAG AAAGAGGAAGCCGAAGCTCGGTCCCGGGAAGAAGCTGAGCGCCAGCGCCTGGAGCGGGAAAAGCACTTTCagaaggaggaacaggagagACAAGAGCGAAGAAAG CGGCTGGAGGAGATAATGAAGAGGACTCGGAAGTCAGAAGCCGCAGAAACCAAG AAGCAGGATGGAAAGGAGACCATGGCTAACAATTCTGGCCCAG ACCCTGTGAAAGCTGTAGAAACTCGGCCCTCTGGGCTACAGAAGGATTCTATGCAGAAAGAGGAGCTGGCCCCCCAGGAGCCACAGTGGAG CCTGCCAAGCAAGGAGATGCCAGGGTCCCTGGTAAATGGCCTGCAGCCTCTCCCAGCGCACCAGGAGAACGGCTTCCCCGCAAAGGGAACTGCCGGGGACAAGAGTCTGGGTCGAGCAGCAGAGGGACTCCTCCCATTCGCAGAGGCAGACGCTTTTCTCAAGAAAGCGGTGGTGCAGCCTCCACAAGTCACAG AAGTTCTTTAA